A part of Liolophura sinensis isolate JHLJ2023 chromosome 1, CUHK_Ljap_v2, whole genome shotgun sequence genomic DNA contains:
- the LOC135468250 gene encoding 5-hydroxytryptamine receptor 1-like, translating into MDLFNVSLESACNSSEVLSKWPVIFLLVFVLVAGVIGNGLVFLTSAVKRKRSSCSQFILHLAIYDMIACVTVIPVSLTGLLQRNIVHHNVVCKIFMFLCLLFALSSVVTLDLVAIDRFLKICRPFSYGISYEASKRLFFLEFITGLVFAMATLFFQGMTRVEDNSSPLYCYRGICLLNNDFYESEYRFVFNLMIAIVLAAMFLVLFVCYALVMRTILRRRSGYVTSLPKVVITQAPGCSDHQLLENMATISKVPEHCHPDSTQEQSVSDCGQTTTFSLGSTGNLIDLECAATDLDVGRSNTDISAQTLSVNFPKTSSRKKSVTRPSCRRQASAIKSAKILSIVTLGFVLCWLPTWALGSFIRLHVRSAEKLLRMTPAHDNAVMFFQFWYLTNHAVNPIIYAFMDQTFRKDCMRLLLGLRSMSSLPTRHSQQTRPTEAH; encoded by the coding sequence ATGGACCTGTTCAACGTTTCACTGGAATCGGCTTGTAACAGCTCCGAAGTTCTCAGCAAATGGCCTGTGATTTTTCTTCTGGTGTTCGTTTTGGTGGCCGGTGTGATTGGGAATGGTCTGGTGTTTCTAACTTCCGCTGTTAAACGCAAGAGGTCAAGCTGTTCTCAGTTCATTCTGCACCTAGCTATCTACGACATGATCGCCTGTGTAACTGTCATACCTGTGTCTTTGACAGGCTTATTACAAAGGAACATTGTTCACCACAATGTTGTGTGTAAAATCTTCATGTTTTTGTGCCTTTTGTTTGCGCTCAGCTCAGTGGTTACTCTAGATCTGGTTGCCATTGATCGATTTTTAAAGATCTGCAGACCGTTTTCCTACGGGATTTCCTATGAAGCTTCCAAACGACTGTTCTTCCTGGAGTTCATCACAGGACTCGTGTTCGCGATGGCCACTCTCTTCTTTCAGGGTATGACCCGTGTAGAGGACAACTCCTCTCCTCTGTACTGTTACCGAGGAATATGTCTCCTAAACAACGACTTCTACGAAAGCGAGTACAGGTTTGTGTTCAATTTGATGATTGCCATTGTTCTGGCGGCCATGTTTCTTGTGTTGTTCGTTTGCTACGCTCTGGTAATGAGGACTATACTTCGTAGGAGATCAGGTTACGTAACCAGTCTTCCCAAGGTGGTCATCACTCAGGCTCCCGGCTGCTCTGACCACCAACTCTTAGAGAACATGGCAACTATTTCCAAAGTACCGGAGCACTGTCATCCAGACAGTACACAAGAGCAATCAGTGTCAGACTGTGGCCAAACCACAACGTTTAGTCTTGGCTCGACAGGCAACCTCATAGATTTGGAATGTGCCGCTACAGACCTTGATGTTGGAAGGTCTAATACGGACATATCCGCGCAAACACTTTCCGTCAACTTTCCAAAGACAAGTTCCAGGAAAAAATCAGTCACCAGGCCCAGCTGCAGACGCCAAGCCAGCGCAATTAAATCTGCCAAAATCCTGAGTATAGTAACCTTGGGCTTTGTGTTGTGCTGGCTACCCACCTGGGCCCTCGGCTCCTTCATTCGCCTTCACGTCCGTAGTGCCGAGAAGCTTCTGCGTATGACACCAGCGCATGACAATGCCGTCatgtttttccagttttggtaCCTTACCAATCATGCCGTCAATCCTATAATTTACGCTTTCATGGACCAAACATTCAGGAAAGACTGCATGCGACTGCTTCTTGGTCTACGTTCCATGTCTTCGTTACCAACAAGGCATAGCCAACAAACGAGACCAACAGAGGCACATTGA